Proteins from one Oncorhynchus masou masou isolate Uvic2021 chromosome 12, UVic_Omas_1.1, whole genome shotgun sequence genomic window:
- the LOC135549911 gene encoding protein JTB-like isoform X2 codes for MGRMESDCRIPMSCLRPRILALHALFWVLVSLRVFGAALLSEEKTAVARPVTTPCWQMEEFVVAVECSRCNTLQSSWAACIQTGYVETINCTKSNKDEYKSCRSTLMEEHLFWKFEGATLGLTILFALIVVARQRSLDRLASEKVRRQIESI; via the exons atggggaggatggagagtgaTTGCAGGATCCCCATGTCGTGCTTGAGGCCCAGAATCCTGGCCTTGCATGCACTCTTCTGGGTTTTGGTGTCTCTCAG AGTGTTTGGTGCAGCTCTGCTGAGTGAGGAGAAGACCGCAG TGGCCAGGCCGGTAACCACCCCCTGTTGGCAGATGGAGGAGTTTGTGGTTGCAGTGGAATGCTCCCGGTGCAACACTCTCCAGTCG TCGTGGGCAGCATGTATTCAGACGGGATACGTGGAGACGATCAACTGCACCAAGTCTAATAAAGATGAGTACAAGAG CTGCCGCTCTACCCTGATGGAGGAACACCTTTTCTGGAAGTTTGAAGGAGCCACGTTGGGCCTCACCATACTGTTTGCGCTCATAGTGGTCGCTAGGCAACGTTCGCTGGACCGGCTTGCCTCCGAGAAAGTCCGCAGGCAGATCGAGTCCATCTAG
- the LOC135549911 gene encoding protein JTB-like isoform X1 codes for MGRMESDCRIPMSCLRPRILALHALFWVLVSLRVFGAALLSEEKTAVARPVTTPCWQMEEFVVAVECSRCNTLQSKSWAACIQTGYVETINCTKSNKDEYKSCRSTLMEEHLFWKFEGATLGLTILFALIVVARQRSLDRLASEKVRRQIESI; via the exons atggggaggatggagagtgaTTGCAGGATCCCCATGTCGTGCTTGAGGCCCAGAATCCTGGCCTTGCATGCACTCTTCTGGGTTTTGGTGTCTCTCAG AGTGTTTGGTGCAGCTCTGCTGAGTGAGGAGAAGACCGCAG TGGCCAGGCCGGTAACCACCCCCTGTTGGCAGATGGAGGAGTTTGTGGTTGCAGTGGAATGCTCCCGGTGCAACACTCTCCAGTCG AAGTCGTGGGCAGCATGTATTCAGACGGGATACGTGGAGACGATCAACTGCACCAAGTCTAATAAAGATGAGTACAAGAG CTGCCGCTCTACCCTGATGGAGGAACACCTTTTCTGGAAGTTTGAAGGAGCCACGTTGGGCCTCACCATACTGTTTGCGCTCATAGTGGTCGCTAGGCAACGTTCGCTGGACCGGCTTGCCTCCGAGAAAGTCCGCAGGCAGATCGAGTCCATCTAG